Genomic window (Avibacterium avium):
GGAGTCTGCAACTCGACTCCATGAAGTCGGAATCGCTAGTAATCGCGAATCAGAATGTCGCGGTGAATACGTTCCCGGGCCTTGTACACACCGCCCGTCACACCATGGGAGTGGGTTGTACCAGAAGTAGATAGCTTAACCGCAAGGGGGGCGTTTACCACGGTATGATTCATGACTGGGGTGAAGTCGTAACAAGGTAACCGTAGGGGAACCTGCGGTTGGATCACCTCCTTACTAAGACTGGATAGATGAGTGCTCACACAGATTGTGATGATTGATGTTAGACAATAAATAGCAAATGAAGAATAACCCGAATCCTTGAGGGTCTGTAGCTCAGGTGGTTAGAGCGCACCCCTGATAAGGGTGAGGTCGGTGGTTCAAGTCCACTCAGACCCACCACTCAAGTGATGCGGGAATGATTGGGGATATAGCTCAGCTGGGAGAGCGCCTGCCTTGCACGCAGGAGGTCAGCGGTTCGATCCCGCTTATCTCCACCAAATCATTAGTAAGTTCTTTTAAATTAATTACTTAATTCTCTTAAACATCTAAGTCTAGTTTCTAATTTTAGAAGATAGCGTGGAAAGAAAGGAAGTAGAAAGAATTTAGTAATGATAAGACGCAAAGCGTCATATCTAATTTGCTCTTTAACAATATAAAAACAAGCTGAAAACTGAAGAGACTTTCAAGCTGATGAGGAGTGGGGAGTAATCATTCCATTTTCTTATTAAATTGAAAAGTCTGAGTAAAAAGACTTACTTGAACAAAAGCAAGTAAGCGTTCAACGAGAGAACAGCTTCGGGGAAAAATCCTTGAGGTTGTATAGTTAAGTGAGAAAGCGTACAGGGCGGATGCCTTGGCAATCAGAGGCGATGAAGGACGTGCTAATCTGCGAAAAGCGTGGTGAGTTGATAAGAAGCGTTTAACCCACGATGTCGAATGGGGAAACCCGATAGGCGAAGAGCCTATCATTGCGAGGTGAATAAAATAGCCTCGTAAGGCGAACCGGGAGAACTGAAACATCTAAGTACCCCGAGGAAAAGAAATCAACCGAGATTCTGTGAGTAGCGGCGAGCGAAAGCGGAGTAGCCAGTGAGTGATAGCAGCAGAGATAAAAGAATTGTCTGGGAAGGCAAGCGACACAGGGTGATAGCCCCGTATTTAAAATCCAGGCTGTGGTACTAAGCTTACGAGAAGTAGGGCGGGACACGAGGAATCCTGTCTGAAGATGGGGGGACCATCCTCCAAGGCTAAATACTCCTGATTGACCGATAGTGAACCAGTACTGTGAAGGAAAGGCGAAAAGAACCCCGGTGAGGGGAGTGAAATAGAACCTGAAACCCTGTACGTACAAGCAGTGGGAGCCCATCATTAAGCCAAAGGCTCCGATGATGAGTAGCACACCTTTTGTTGGAAGTGCGGTTGACTTCACGCAGTGAAGTCCAACCCAAAGAAATCAAACAGAGGGGGCTTAATGATGGGGTGACTGCGTACCTTTTGTATAATGGGTCAGCGACTTATATTTTGTAGCGAGGTTAACTGAATAAGGGAGCCGAAGGGAAACCGAGTCTTAACTGGGCGTTGAGTTGCAAGGTATAGACCCGAAACCCGGTGATCTAGCCATGGGCAGGTTGAAGGTTGGGTAACACTAACTGGAGGACCGAACCGACTAATGTTGAAAAATTAGCGGATGACTTGTGGCTGGGGGTGAAAGGCCAATCAAACCGGGAGATAGCTGGTTCTCCCCGAAATCTATTTAGGTAGAGCCTTGAGCGGACACCTTTGGGGGTAGAGCACTGTTTCGGCTAGGGGCCCATCCCGGGTTACCAAACCGATGCAAACTCCGAATACCGAAGAGTGATACTCAGGAGACACACGGCGGGTGCTAACGTCCGTCGTGGAGAGGGAAACAACCCAGACCGCCAGCTAAGGTCCCAAAATCTATATTAAGTGGGAAACGAAGTGGGAAGGCTTAGACAGCTAGGATGTTGGCTTAGAAGCAGCCACATTTAAAGAAAGCGTAATAGCTCACTAGTCGAGTCGGCCTGCGCGGAAGATGTAACGGGGCTAAAATATAGTACCGAAGCTGCGGCATCAGGCGTATCACTAATACGCCTTAACGATTACCCCTTGCGAAGCAAGTGGGTAAAGCGAAAAACACGTTGAGTGTAATGGCAAAGAATCGAAGAGGGATATTAGTGATACGCCTGTTGGGTAGGGGAGCGTTGTGTAAGCGGAAGAAGGTGATTTGAGAGGATTGCTGGACGTATCACAAGTGCGAATGCTGACATAAGTAACGATAAAACGGGTGAAAAACCCGTTCGCCGGAAGACCAAGGGTTCCTGTCCAACGTTAATCGGGGCAGGGTGAGTCGGCCCCTAAGGCGAGGCTGAAAAGCGTAGTCGATGGGAAACGGGTTAATATTCCCGTACTTGGATAAACTGCGATGTGGGGACGGAGTAGGTTAGGTTAGCGTACTGTTGGAGATGTACGTTTAAGTTGGTAGGTGGGTGGACTAGGCAAATCCGGTTCACTGTAAACACTGAGAGATGATGACGAGGCACTAAGGTGCTGAAGTAATTGATACCACACTTCCAGGAAAAGCCACTAAGCTTCAGGTTTATCTAAACCGTACTGAAAACCGACACAGGTGGTCAGGTAGAGAATACTCAGGCGCTTGAGAGAACTCGGGTGAAGGAACTAGGCAAAATAGCACCGTAACTTCGGGAGAAGGTGCGCTGGCGTAGTGTGAAGTTCTTTGCGAATGGAGCATGAACCAGTCGAAGATACCAGCTGGCTGCAACTGTTTATTAAAAACACAGCACTCTGCAAACACGAAAGTGGACGTATAGGGTGTGATGCCTGCCCGGTGCTGGAAGGTTAATTGATGGTGTAATCGAAAGAGAAGCTCCTGATCGAAGCCCCAGTAAACGGCGGCCGTAACTATAACGGTCCTAAGGTAGCGAAATTCCTTGTCGGGTAAGTTCCGACCTGCACGAATGGCATAATGATGGCCAGGCTGTCTCCACCCGAGACTCAGTGAAATTGAAATCGCCGTGAAGATGCGGTGTACCCGCGGCTAGACGGAAAGACCCCGTGAACCTTTACTATAGCTTGACACTGAACCTTGAATTTTGATGTGTAGGATAGGTGGGAGACTATGAAGCGGTAACGCCAGTTATCGTGGAGTCGTTGTTGAAATACCACCCTTTAACGTTTGATGTTCTAACGAAGCGCTGAAACGGGTGTTCGGACAGTGTCTGGTGGGTAGTTTGACTGGGGCGGTCTCCTCCCAAAGCGTAACGGAGGAGCACGAAGGTTTGCTAATGACGGTCGGACATCGTCAGGTTAGTGCAATGGTATAAGCAAGCTTAACTGCGAGACAGACAAGTCGAGCAGGTGCGAAAGCAGGTCATAGTGATCCGGTGGTTCTGAATGGAAGGGCCATCGCTCAACGGATAAAAGGTACTCCGGGGATAACAGGCTGATACCGCCCAAGAGTTCATATCGACGGCGGTGTTTGGCACCTCGATGTCGGCTCATCACATCCTGGGGCTGAAGTAGGTCCCAAGGGTATGGCTGTTCGCCATTTAAAGTGGTACGCGAGCTGGGTTTAGAACGTCGTGAGACAGTTCGGTCCCTATCTGCCGTGGGCGTTGGAGAATTGAGAGGGGCTGCTCCTAGTACGAGAGGACCGGAGTGGACGCATCACTGGTGTACCAGTTGTCTCGCCAGAGGCATTGCTGGGTAGCTAAATGCGGAAGAGATAAGTGCTGAAAGCATCTAAGCACGAAACTTGCCTTGAGATGAGTTCTCCCAGTCTATAAGACTGTAAGGGTTGTTTTGAGACTAAGACGTAGATAGGCTGGGTGTGTAAGCGGTGTGAGCCGTTGAGCTAACCAGTACTAATTGCCCGAGAGGCTTAACTATACAACACTCAAGGGTTTTGGCTTGTTTTTGTTAAAGAAGTAAAGAAAAATAGAAAAGACATAAAGAAAGATAAAGAATATAAAGAATTATCTTGGCGGCGCTAGTGCAGTGGACCCACCTAAATCCATGCCGAACTTAGAAGTGAAACGCTGTAACGCCGATGGTAGTGTGGGGAATCCCCATGTGAGAGTAGGACACCGCCAGGTTTTGAATAAAAGAAGAACGCCATTGAGGAAACTCAGTGGCGTTTTTTGTTTTTGTTATTATGATTTAGTTGATTTTATAAATTGCATGGCTTCCTCTTCACTTATTTTTTGGTAATCATCGAAATCGCTCATTTAAAATCTTACCAGGCTAGAATAGACTAAATCTATCCACAACACATAACCATCAAAAAATCTGATAAAAAACCACCGCACTTTTTATTCCCAAACCAGAAATTGAAGCGAGAAATACGGTTAGAAAGAATTTTAAAGAGCGGTGAAAATTTTTGAATTTTTAGTATTTAGTGGGAAAGGGCTGGCGTTATTATCTAGGCAATGATTTTATTCATAATCTTCTTTAGGAGCATAATAATCACACTTGTGATAAAAGTTGAATGTGTTATATTTGACCTAGCCACTAGAAAAGCGATGAATCTCGAGGATCGCGGACGAACGGTTGAAAGAGTACCGGGGATTGTGTGCAGTGGGTTCGAGCCCTGCCTAGTGGCTACTTCAAGTGAAATAAAAACACCCCACAAAGTGAGGTGTGTAAAGAAGTAATAATACTAACTTAGTTTATTTAAGCAGGCTTTAGGCAAAGCTGAATTTGGTTTAAGATTTCTTTTACTAAACGTGCAGGAGCGGCGACCACGTTGCCTGAAGTTAAATAGCTATGACCGCCTTCAAAATCCGTGACTAAACAACCAGCTTCGCGGGCGATAAGATCACCTGCTGCAATGTCCCAAGCTTTCACGCCCATTTCAAAATAGCCATCAACACGGTTAGCGGCCACATAGCACATATCTAACGCTGCTGAACCAGTACGACGGAAATCAGCCACTTTTCCTTCATTGACAAGATTGCTCATCATTGCAAATTGCGTTGGCATTGCCGACATTTTTTTGAATGGGAAGCCAGTGGCTAAGATTGCGCCTTGTAATTCACGTTTGGTGTTTTCTGCACGCAGACGCAGTTCGTTGATTTTTGCTCCTTGTCCACGCACAGCAGTGAAGAGTTCATTACGGATAGGATCATAAACCACGCCAACTTCGGTTCTGCCTTTCACACGAACCGCGATAGAAACCGAAAAGTGCGGTAATCCTTTGATGAAATTTGTCGTACCATCTAGTGGATCAATAACCCATTGCACATCGCTTTCCTTGCCTTCTAACGCGCCACTCTCTTCAGTAATAATGGTATGGTCAGGATAGGCTTTTTGGATCACATCAATAATAGCTGCTTCAGGAAGCTTTATCAATATTGGTAACAAAATCATTTGCACTTTTTGCCACCGCTTGATATCATCACGGCGTTCATAACCTTTAGCAATAATATTGCCCGCTTTTCGTGCCGCACGAATAGCGATATTTAACATTGGATTCATATTTCCACCAGATTTTAAGAACATCATTTAAGGCCACGAATTATAGTGATTTTTTTAAGCAAAAAGCGAGAAAAACCCTGGTTGGGCGCGAAAAAATTTTCCTATTTCTGACCGCACTTTGTGGTATTGTGCTAGAATACCCACAATTTGTAGTCAGATAATGCAGAATCAAAATGTTAGAAAATATTCGCATTGTGCAGTAGAAACCTCTCATAGCGGCAATATTGGATCAGCAGCACGCGCAATGAAAACAATGGGATTAAGCCAGCTTTATCTCGTTGCACCAAAACAAAACTGTTGATGAGCAAGCCATTGCATTAGCGGCGGGAGCTGATGATGTGGTGAAGAACGCGGTTATCGTGCCAACCTTTGATCAAGCCGTGGCGGATTGTGAATTTGTTATTGGCACAAGCGCTCGCCTGCGCCATTTGCAAAGCACCTTACTTGAACCCCGTGCTTGTGCGGAAAAAGCGGTTGCCTTTGCGAAACAACATAAAGTCGCCATCGTTTTCGGGCGCGAGCGCATTGGGCTAACCAATGAAGAATTGCTGAAATGTCGTTATCATTTAACCATTCCTGCCAATCCTGATTATTCTTCGCTGAATTTAGCAATG
Coding sequences:
- the suhB gene encoding inositol-1-monophosphatase, which produces MMFLKSGGNMNPMLNIAIRAARKAGNIIAKGYERRDDIKRWQKVQMILLPILIKLPEAAIIDVIQKAYPDHTIITEESGALEGKESDVQWVIDPLDGTTNFIKGLPHFSVSIAVRVKGRTEVGVVYDPIRNELFTAVRGQGAKINELRLRAENTKRELQGAILATGFPFKKMSAMPTQFAMMSNLVNEGKVADFRRTGSAALDMCYVAANRVDGYFEMGVKAWDIAAGDLIAREAGCLVTDFEGGHSYLTSGNVVAAPARLVKEILNQIQLCLKPA